From Fulvivirga lutea:
ATGCACTGTCTGCTTATAACAACGGTTACAAGCCGCTCAGCAAGGATATGTTGCTCCAGATTAAATCGAAGTATCCGAAATGGAGCAGAAATGATGAAGTCAATTATTGGTTGGGTTTAATCTACTTTGAAGAAGAATCATATAATCAAGGTCTAAATGTTCTTTCAGAGATTGAAGACCCTCAGGTGAAAGAAGATGTGAAAGGTTTAAAATATAACTTCTTTTCAAAAATAGAGACCATTGATGAACTCAAGTCCCTTTTTAAAGCTAATAAAGAAGACAGGCAGCTCGGCTACTTATTAGCTAAGAGAATTTCTCAGGAAACCCTTGTTAACCAGGATCAGAAGTTATTACGAGAGATAATAGAACAATTTGATTTTGACCCTTCTGAATTCAATGCTATTGAAGTAGAAAAAACGGTTTATAAAGATTCATACAAAGTGGCGGTATTACTGCCTTTCATGACTTCAGATTTAGAGCCGAATCTTAAAAGAAAGGTTAATCAGTTTGTACTGGACTTATATCAGGGCATTAAGCTTGCGGCAGATACTCTCAAAACAGAAAAAATCAATATTGAATTACATGCTTATGATACAAAAAGAAGCAAGCGTGTAACAAAGGAAATTGTGTCTAAGCCAGAACTAAAGGGTATGGACTTGATTATCGGCCCGTTGTTTTCTGAGCCAATAGCCGTAGTTAATGAGTTTGCTTATAAAAATAAGATCAATGTCATCAACCCACTTTCATCTAACTCGGATGTCATTGGTCAGAACCCTTTTGCGTTTTTATACTTTCCAAGTAACGAAACAGTGGGCCGTTTAAGTGCAGAATTTGTGAGTAAAAATGTAAAACATAAACCAGGCATAATTCTCTATGAAGACAACCCTAATGACTCTGCCATGGCATTTGCCTACAAACAGCGCATACTTGCGGATAGCATACAAATCATTAGAACGAAAAAAATAAAAAAAGATAATTCCAGATTGATTTTAGATATGCTCTTAATTCCTGATGCCAAGTTGAGAGATGCATCCAGTGAAGAAGCTAAAGAAGAATATGAAATTAAACTCGATAGCATAGGTCATATCTTTGTTGCATCTAGTAATGATTTGATCTCCTCTAAAGTGTTGAGTGCTGTAGAAACCAGAGGCGATTCCATAGTAGTTATCGGTTCTTCAGAATGGTTGAATCTTCCTGTAATAAAATATGACACTTATTTTAAGTTAGGTTGTATGTTGTACGCCCCAAATTATAATCAAGAAGACAGTCCGGAATATCAGGCCTTTCGAACACAATACATTAAGAGACATAAAGAAATTCCTGGTAAGTATGCGGAAATAGGTTATGAGCTAATGCAGCTTATGGGTAGGGGATTAGATAAACATGGTAAATATTTTCAGTTAGGCTGGAGAGATGAAGGTTTTGTAAAAGGTCACCTAACGGCTGGTTTTAACTACACCAACTCTAACGATAATTTGGTGCTGCCTTTACTTCAGTTTGATGAGGGACAGATAAAAATGATTTTAGCGGATGATGAAAATAGAAAAAAGTAAGTCACTTTTTGAGCGAGCAAATAATTCAATACCAGGTGGAGTAAATTCTCCCGTAAGAGCTTTTAAGGCAGTTGGAGGAGATCCACTTTTTATTAAATCGGCAAAGGGAGCACACCTTTATGATGAAGATGGGAATAAGTACATTGAGCTGATCAACTCATGGGGACCGATGATTTTGGGTCATGCTAATGAGTTGATTGAAGAGGCTGTTCAAAAATCATTATCCAATTCATTTTCTTTTGGCGCACCTACAAAGGCAGAGGTAGAAATGGCTGAGTTGATTACTCAAATGGTGCCTTCTATTGAAAAAGTGAGAATGGTAAACAGTGGTACCGAGGCTACCATGTCTGCTGTTCGATTGGCCCGTGGATATACAGGAAGAAACAAAATCATCAAATTCGAAGGTTGTTATCACGGTCATGGAGATTCATTTCTGATTGCAGCTGGTAGTGGAGTTGCTACCATGGGCTCTCCTGATAGCCCTGGAGTTACACAGGGAACGGCCAATGATACATTAACAGCGCCATATAATAATCTTGAGTCGGTTGTAAAACTACTGGAGCAAAATAAAGATCAAGTGGCAGCGATTATTTTGGAGCCAGTGGCCGGTAATATGGGCTGTGTGCTTCCTAAAGAAGGATTTTTAGAGGGTTTAAGAAAACTTTGTGATGAAAACGGCATTGTACTCATTTTCGATGAAGTAATGACCGGCTTTAGATTAGCAAAAGGAGGAGCACAAGAAGTATTTAATGTAAAGCCTGATATGACTACTTTAGGTAAGATTATAGGTGGCGGCATGCCCGTAGGTGCATACGGTGGTAAGAAAGAGATCATGGATTTTGTTTCACCATCAGGCCCAGTGTATCAGGCAGGCACTCTTTCCGGGAACCCGATTGCTATGGCTGCAGGATTAGCCATGCTTAATTACCTAAATGATCACCCAGAGGTATACTCTCAAATTGCCAAGGCGACTGAAGATATTGAAAAAGGGTATCAGGATACATTAAAAAAGTTAGGAAAGCCTTATACTATTAATAGAATTGGCTCAATGATTAGCTTATTCTTTACTAATAAAAAGGTGACCAACTTTGAAGAGGCTAAGTCTTGCGATACTCAATTATTTGGAAAGTATTTTAGACAGATGCTTAATAACGGAATATACCTGGCACCATCCCAGTTCGAAACATTGTTTATATCAACTTCAATTACGGCTGATATTGTAGGTCAAATTGTATCGGCAAACGAACGTTCTCTTAAAGTAGTCTAATAGATCAAAAGAGAAATAACCATTTCGGCAACGAAGAAGAAGATGATAAAAACAAAGTAAATAACCCCGGTCATCCAAAACTTAAATATAGTTTTGGGCCATTTCTGCATATACACTCGTTTAAAGGAAATTAGGGCATAGAGTGTTACCACTATAAAGCTTAGTGCAAATGGTAAAACCCTGTAGTCTTCGTTTTCAATAATCATAAAAATAAGAATAAGACTTAGGCCATAGAAAAAATACGCAAAGGTATGTAGGTGCAAAGCGTGAATGATATGCTTTATGTATAACTGACCTTTTTGCCTGATATAAAGTATTTTTAAAATCAGGGCGAACAATGGAATTAAAATCAACATCATTAAAGGCAAGTTTTTTAAGATAAAGCCAGCCACTACTTCCTGATCCGACCTTACTACCCGAATTGACTGCCTTGCAATAAGTTCTTCCCAAAATGTTAATTCTTGGAGCTTTAATGAATCAAATAGCTGGTTATTACTTACATCTTTATTGTACTTATACTTGTCAATGAGGTCGAAATCCATTCGATCCAGAATAAACTCATCATTGCCACTTTCAATTTTTATTAAACTTTTTCCAGAACTCTTCTTTTTACCTTTTGATGTAGCATCTTCCTTTTGGTTCTTGATTGTGTCAGCAGAACCAGTATTTTTTTTGTAATTCTCTGTATTTCTGAGCCTCTCGAGTGAATCAGGTGTTAAGCCCAGTTTTGCCAGCTCCAAGCTGTCAGATGAGGATATCTCTTTCTTTGTGTTGGTCTCAATTACGGCCTTATCTTCATCCATTATAATATTCTGACCTACTTGAGAAACAATGAAAAAATAAAAAATACTGATAATCAGGTATAATCTTACCGGGTGAGCATAGCTCACCCTTTTGCCCTCAATATATTTATTGGTAAGCCAGCCCGGTTTAATTAAAAAGGGTTTAATAGATTTAGCAAAGCGCGAATCAATTGCCAGATAGGTATTAAAGAAATCGCCTAGCAATGTTCTGAAGGACACATTGCTATCGTTGTTTTCTTGCCCACATTTTGGACAATAGTTGTAGATGCTGTCAAGGCTAGCTCCACAATTCAGGCAGTTATTCGTTTTTCTCCTAATCTTCATTTGATGTGGTGAACCAAAAGAATGAATGTTTTCGGTGACCTAATCTGTGAATTAAGCATTAATCCTTGAATTATACACTTATAAATGATCTAAATGATGAAATTATGGCATCTTTAGTACATGAAATATTGTTGTAATGCAATTTTTATTATTTTTATACTTTAGAACGTTACAATCTAAGTTTCTTGGATTGCATTTTTTAAATTTGAGGCCGTGAAGTATCAACACTATTTTTTAATCATTTGCCTGTTTTGTTTCAGCAATGCGCTTGCTCAGAGTAGGGCTGACAAAAATCCAGTTACATACGAGGAGTTATATGATGAGCCTTATGCTATAAATAAACTATTCGTACAGTTTCAACCACTTTATGGTGAGTTATTTGTAACCAACGTAAATGCCGGGTTTGGGCTTGAGGTTTCTTATTATATGGCAGATAAGATGGACTTTAGAGTTCATGCTCGTAAAACGTATACTCAGAAATTTGATCTTACCAGAGATATTGCTGACAAAAACAGTAATGTAGATAACCAACCCAATGTATTTAATTACTTTGAATTAGGGGCTACTTACCATGTTAAGGACTTTGACGAGAGCTCAAGCACCAAAATGTTTTTATACAGAAAAAGCTACAAGGGAGATAAGTGGGCTGCACGTGTTCCTCTAAATGTTGAAATACCATGTAAAGTGAGGAAAATCTATGGTGCACGCTTAGGTGGATTATACTTTGATACCGCAGTAGATATTGGACGTGCACTGGAGGCACAAGATCTTACAACAGATGTTTTAGTAGCAGAAGATGGTGCAGTTTTACCAAGTACTATAACAGATGAAAACGGACTCGAGCAGGATATTTCGGTTTTTAGTAACATGGCTGTAGGCGGAGTGTATGTTGGTGGGTCCATGACCTGGATTAAAAACGTAGCTGTAGATTTTGACAACAAGTATCAGGAGGGAGTTGACGATTTAATTTTCACAGCTTTCCTTGACATTATTGTTGCTCCCGCTTTAAGTGTAGATGATATCATTTACAATGGAGTTACATATTCTTCAGAAGAATTAGAAACCAGTATTATTGGTTTCAGATTAGGAATGGATGGGAAATTTAACAGAACACTTTCCTGGGGTTATGGTGGTGAGGTT
This genomic window contains:
- a CDS encoding ABC transporter substrate-binding protein; the encoded protein is MKFIYTLLVGLIFSQFVAAQSTSWQQQYLNAKDFYNNGKYALAMEAFKPLIEGEENAFSSYSSFYYALSAYNNGYKPLSKDMLLQIKSKYPKWSRNDEVNYWLGLIYFEEESYNQGLNVLSEIEDPQVKEDVKGLKYNFFSKIETIDELKSLFKANKEDRQLGYLLAKRISQETLVNQDQKLLREIIEQFDFDPSEFNAIEVEKTVYKDSYKVAVLLPFMTSDLEPNLKRKVNQFVLDLYQGIKLAADTLKTEKINIELHAYDTKRSKRVTKEIVSKPELKGMDLIIGPLFSEPIAVVNEFAYKNKINVINPLSSNSDVIGQNPFAFLYFPSNETVGRLSAEFVSKNVKHKPGIILYEDNPNDSAMAFAYKQRILADSIQIIRTKKIKKDNSRLILDMLLIPDAKLRDASSEEAKEEYEIKLDSIGHIFVASSNDLISSKVLSAVETRGDSIVVIGSSEWLNLPVIKYDTYFKLGCMLYAPNYNQEDSPEYQAFRTQYIKRHKEIPGKYAEIGYELMQLMGRGLDKHGKYFQLGWRDEGFVKGHLTAGFNYTNSNDNLVLPLLQFDEGQIKMILADDENRKK
- the hemL gene encoding glutamate-1-semialdehyde 2,1-aminomutase → MKIEKSKSLFERANNSIPGGVNSPVRAFKAVGGDPLFIKSAKGAHLYDEDGNKYIELINSWGPMILGHANELIEEAVQKSLSNSFSFGAPTKAEVEMAELITQMVPSIEKVRMVNSGTEATMSAVRLARGYTGRNKIIKFEGCYHGHGDSFLIAAGSGVATMGSPDSPGVTQGTANDTLTAPYNNLESVVKLLEQNKDQVAAIILEPVAGNMGCVLPKEGFLEGLRKLCDENGIVLIFDEVMTGFRLAKGGAQEVFNVKPDMTTLGKIIGGGMPVGAYGGKKEIMDFVSPSGPVYQAGTLSGNPIAMAAGLAMLNYLNDHPEVYSQIAKATEDIEKGYQDTLKKLGKPYTINRIGSMISLFFTNKKVTNFEEAKSCDTQLFGKYFRQMLNNGIYLAPSQFETLFISTSITADIVGQIVSANERSLKVV
- a CDS encoding DUF3667 domain-containing protein — protein: MKIRRKTNNCLNCGASLDSIYNYCPKCGQENNDSNVSFRTLLGDFFNTYLAIDSRFAKSIKPFLIKPGWLTNKYIEGKRVSYAHPVRLYLIISIFYFFIVSQVGQNIIMDEDKAVIETNTKKEISSSDSLELAKLGLTPDSLERLRNTENYKKNTGSADTIKNQKEDATSKGKKKSSGKSLIKIESGNDEFILDRMDFDLIDKYKYNKDVSNNQLFDSLKLQELTFWEELIARQSIRVVRSDQEVVAGFILKNLPLMMLILIPLFALILKILYIRQKGQLYIKHIIHALHLHTFAYFFYGLSLILIFMIIENEDYRVLPFALSFIVVTLYALISFKRVYMQKWPKTIFKFWMTGVIYFVFIIFFFVAEMVISLLIY